In Cygnus atratus isolate AKBS03 ecotype Queensland, Australia chromosome 29, CAtr_DNAZoo_HiC_assembly, whole genome shotgun sequence, the sequence ATGAATCATTAACCCCAGGGCGAGCTTGGAGACCCCTCGCCCTCCCCTATCCCAGCCCTGGAGCACGCTCCCAAGCTGCACACGGATGCGGccggcacccaggggtgctgctcacccccagcacccaccgcCTGCAGGACTTTTTCCGGCCCGATTTCCCGCTGGGGAGGCACCCACCGTCTCATCCTCGGGGATGGGGATCTTGCTGTCGAAGTAGGTGGTGAAGGGCTCCTCCGAGGAGGTGtccgggggctgcagcgggtTCCTGCTGCCAGAGACAGTGCTGATGCCATCCCCGGAGCCATCTTCTGGGGGAGGAAcagagggggaaaggaaggagagagtgAAAAACCTCACGGGAGAAACTTGGCAGAGGCTCTGCAAAGCAAACCGTGCGTGTCCCGGCCTTGCGGCTGGCACAGGTCGGGCTGTTTGTAAAGACAATCAACAGAAAGAGCACGGTGCTCCAAACCTGCCTCTTCGCACCCCCCGCCCACGTGGCAGCGGGTTTGTTCATTAAATCCCTTTTCAGGCAGCAGTTTGGGGGCACTGCCTGACACCAGGGCGGCCCCAGCGCGTGACCGGAATCATCGAGGAGCCAGAGCCAAGAGCAAGGAGCAAGGAATCGTCAAGGCGCAGAGCCGCTGCCGCTTCTGCGGAGAACATCGCCCCGAGCTCCCCCGGCAGGCGAGTTTTCAGGACGGTTTCTACTCGTGAGCGGGGTGCGGGGGGTCACCCCGGCAAGGAAACTGCAAACTCCTGCCCCTAAGACCCGTAACGTCCCCTGAAGAGCCCTAACGTCAGCCGATccccccctgcccagctccggCACAGCGGGGCCCTACTCACTTCTGCTCTCCGTCCGCGGCATTCTGCTCCCGGAGCCGCGCGCGCCGAGCACCTGGCCCTTGGAAGGGGCCGACCGCCACGGGCCGCTCTTTTACCAACTCTCCTATTGCATCATCAGAGCAAACTGCAGCCCGTcagctcctccttcctcccgGCCTCCCAAAGACCTCGCGGCACGTTTGCATAATGGCTCCGGAGCCAGCCCTGCGCGGGGGGAGCCGGCGGTGCCGGGCTGCCCGGGTTGAGCAAGGCTGGGCGAGCCCCAGGACCCAGCGCTTGTCCCCGCTCCGCGCAGCCCCCGCGCGGGGCAGCAACGGGCACGCGCTGACCCCGCGGTGGGTTTTTTGCTCGTTTCttttgcgggggggggggggggcgactGGAGACGTGCGGGGGGCGCTTACCGTCGGGCGTCCTCAGGTCCGTGTCGGGGGTCCCCatggctgagccctgctggtgctCCGGGGACGGGTCTAGGTGGGCCGTGTTGGCTgcaagggagaggggagggttTGGTTACTGGGGGTGCCGAGGAGGAGACCGAAATCCCCCGGGAGAGCGGCCGCCACCGGCAGGGACAGAGTTACTTCCCCCGGGATCTCCGGCCACGAGGCcgggaggagggagcagagcaccTGGCCGTGTCCGCGCGCCTCTTGTGAAACTCCAGCTACGGAGACAAGAGGGGAATTTCCTTTCGGTGCACGAAAACCGCATTCCTCCCCTCCGGGCAAGGGTGTCGGACCTACACCGCGCCCTCACGGAGCATCCAGAGCTCTTCTGGGAGCAGGACGCGGCCCTTGCACCGTTGACCCGGGCAGAAAGGCGCcgggagctggggcaggacgCGCAAAGCTGGCCCCAAAAGTCAACCCCAGAGCCCGCGAGGACACCTCGACGCACCACCAGCACCTATCGTAGGGATGTGAAGCGCTTCATCTCCGCCGACGACCCCGTGCATTAACGGGGGAGTTCCTCGTAATACGAAGACATCAAAGGAAAACGTCCAACAGCAATTCAATTTAAGCGATTCGAACCGATTTTAGGCTTGTGAAGATTCATTTGCTgcttccaccagcagcagcaaaccccCAGCTACGAAGGCTGCCAAAATTACCCGGAGAGGGCAGCGAGGCCGCTGCTTGCTGGCGCGACACGATCGCCGCTCCTCCGTCCGCGCGCCCTCGAGGCTGCGAGCTGTCGACTTTTGGGCGAACAAAGCAGCCGCCGTGCCCCGGCAGCCCCGAGCTCGCTGCTTCTGGCAGCAGACAGCCTCGAGGGTTTGCTCCGGAGCGGAATTCCCGCTGGATGCCGCCGCGCAGAGCTgcgccgccgcctgccccgTCCCCTCCAGGGCCACCGCCGTGCCCGGGGGGAGCGGtggcagccccgcggcccccaCGGTTCTGCCCGGACCCCTCCTGCCCGGGGAAGGCACGGAGCTTTCCTCCCGCGCACACTTCCactatttccttccttctagGCTCACGTTTAAAGCGCTGCCCCGAGGGCTCCTTGGATCAGACTTCAGCAATAAGCCGTCTTCTCCCCGGCTCCTCGCGGAGGAGCGGCGCTCGCCTCGGCTGCCGGCCCCACGAGCGCTCCCTGCACGGGCCCCGGCGAGGCGGAGGGAGGCGAAGGCAGGGCGAACGCTCGGCACGGCGCTGCCTGACCCCGGTATCTCCTTGCCAAACGCGGCCCCGCGCAGGCGGGGGCAAAACGGGCGCCGCTATCTCTGCCGCGAGCTCCTCGGTTCGGAAGCGATGCGGGGGGCTCGGCCTCGCTCCTacccccagcccctgtgggTCTCACCGTCACCGCGTGGGTCCGGATTCGCTCCCTGTGTTCACACCCAGGCGCGGCGGGCGCCTTCCCAGGAGGAAACCCGCTTGGAAATGGGGCGAGGAGCTGAGGATATCGTGCAGTCGCTCTGCTCCGAAGGCAAAGCTGCTACTTCTGTTCTCTGGGCTCTTGATACCCGTCTTTTTGCTGATGAACCTCGGCCCTTTGGGTCTGTTCTCCCCGCTAGCCGGAGGCAGAGCCGCCGTCTGTCACGAGGGCTGCACGCTCGGCGTGGGTTATCGGGCAGCCCCAGTCCCACGCTGGGAACAGTTCCTGCCGCTGAGGTCGTGGCATTTGATTTCGAGCTTTGATGTTGCTGCTTTCCTCAGGCACCGGTAACTCTTCCGGAGTGCCCCGGGGCCCTGCGGGGCCAGCCCTTTGTGCAATGGTGCAGAACTCCCGGCCACATTCCCTGCGGACACCGCTGCCCTAAGAGCAACACCCACAGAAGCCGAGCGGACTGCAAACCAACCCCTCACCCTCCTGCTCCAGACCCTGACCACCTTCCGCGCCCACCCAGTGCCACGGCAGCGCCAGCTACGGACAAAAACCGGGGTTTTCGGGCAAAAGCCCGTGGCAGTGCCCGCTTTGGTTCGCCGACGGGCGACGCGGCCGAAGGTACGGGATTGCTCAACCCTCGGCTCCGCCACGAGGTCGCCCGGCTGGCTCCCGGGTTAATGAGGCGAGCTCCTCCCCGCTAATTGCACCGGGAGAGGCCGTGGCCGAGGGCAGGAGGGCACCGAGCCGCTCCCGGCCCACTGACAAGCGCCGGCCCCGTGGCAGCGGCGAGGCTCGGGGCTCGGAAACGTCCCCAGGAAACGAGGCCGAGGGGGGCAGGCTGGGGCGAGGAACGCTGAGAAGCACGAATCGAAGGGACGAGGAGCCGGGCGGACCGCGGGAGCGCGGTGCCCGCAGTGCCGGTGTCACCTCCATCACCCGGCGGGGTCACCCCCGGCACCCTCGCCCTTCCCGGCAGCTCCGGCCTCCGGACCCCGGCCCGAAGCGGTGCCAGGGCAAGGGGACGCGCGAGGCCCCCACGCCCAgggggagcccccccgggggctgggggtcccgggggtccccaggcagggccgtgggggtgctgggggctcagggatgggggggggggggcagcgtcTTGGGTCTGGGGGCATCGCCCCCCCCCCGGACTGACCCCGCCCCTCACCTCCTTTGGGGGATCCCGCAgcaccccggggacccccagctcagcaccaacacacacagcccccccccccccagctcagtcccagcaccccagggaccccccagcaccccaagccccccccccagcccagcccaggacccccaggcccTCCCCTCAGGGCCCCTcctcggcccccccccggccgccccctccccagcgCTCCCCTCAGGGGTCCCCCATTGGCACCCTGAGGGGGGgccttccccagcccccccaaGGGCTCCTCCCCAGCCGCCCCCGGGCCTCGGGGGGCTCCCCGTGCCCTGccccgggccccggccccgccgctcaccGCCtcggccgcccccggccgcccccgccgccgccgccgccgcctcatgcccggccgcggcccccgccgccgccagaCCGGGCCGACCGCGCTCGGGGCCGCTCGGCTCCGCTCGGGAGCGCTCGGAACCGTTCGGGGCCGCTCGGCTCTGTTCGGGGCCGCTCGGCTCGGCAGCGTTCGGCTCCGTTCGGCAGCGCTCGGCTCGAAGACCTCGGAGCCGCTCGGCTCCGTTCGGCCGCGCTCGGCTCGGAGCCGCTCGGCTCGGGAGCGCTCGGCTCCCTTCGGCTGCGCTCGGCTCGGAGACCTCGGAGCCGCTCGGCTCCGTTCGGTGCCGCTGGGCTCGGGAGCGCTCGGCTCCTTTCGGCTCCTTTCGGCTCCTTTCGGCCGCCCTCGGCTCCCTGCCCGGTGCCGGTGGCAGCagcccggtcccggtcccgaGGCTGAGCCCGCCCCATGCGGCAGCTGCAACTCATGCAGAACCATCAGACAAcgctggtttttttttgggaaaaaagcCTAGTTTTGAGTCCTGTTCgttttcctgtctgtttttcagcagacaAACGCCGCTTCTCCATCACTCCGGGCTGCTCCTGTGAAAACTCGCGCAGCAATTCTCCTCACGAAAGCTCAGACGGGTTACGCTGGACAGGCACCAAAAACGCCGTCCCCTCAAAACCCCCGCGGGGCATTCTGAAAAACACCCGAACCGGAGGAAAAAACGGgcggcccggccgcggggcaCTCACCCAGCTCGCAGGCGGTGGGGCCGGGCTCCAGGCGGTGCCTGCGGGGCATGGCGCGAGGCTCGACGCCGCTCCTGCTACCGGGCGCCCGGCCGCCGCCTATAAGAGGTGTCCCCACCCTGCTGCGCCCCGCGGGCAGAGTCccccggggggccgcggggccacCAGCCCCGGCCATGGCCGCCCTATCGCCTGCCGAATGCCCCCCGGGCGGCCGTGAGCTTTGATGCGGGCCTTCGCCAGCGGCCTTGCGTGCTCCTGGGCGGCGTTATCGTCTCCCGGCACAATTAAAAGGGCTTTCTGTCGAGCAGCAGGAGCGCTCCTGTAATTAGCGAGCGGGACGGCCTGGACTCTGCTCCACCGGGGCTGTTTCGACGATTAGGGACCcaaccgccgccgccgcgcatTTCCCAGCTGCCGGGACGTGCAGCGCTGATAAAGCGTTATCCCTCCGGGGCCGGATCAATACGGTGAATTATCACCGAGCCCCAGTGGCCTGAACCCCAGGGGTGCAGCACGATAACCCCCGGCTTTCTGAAACCGGCGAAAGGCCCCGGTGCTCCTGATAAGCAAGCGCTGAATGCGCAGCCCCGCAGGAGCGAGCACGTAGGAGCCGCCGGCGTGCGTGACCGGCCCCACGCACTCCGGCTGCGGCCGAGGGCGGCTCCGGGTCCTCCTTCGGGAGGACTTCTCCTTTGGGAAGGCATCgcccggggctcggggggggctGCCGGGAAGGGGCACGGAGCcggaggtgctggggagggtgACGGGGGAAGGCACCGGGGGGCCAGGAGCAGCCgtggtggcggcggggccggtcCCTGCGGTGCTTGTAAGGTCCAACGGGGCCCAACGAAGGCCGCCAGGCTGGAGGCCTTGGTGCAGGGGACGGACGGACAGCGGGGGCCGGTACCACCGGGGCTCGGTGCCGAGCAGGGGCAGCGTCCCGGGGGAGGCGGGCAGCAGGGGTAGGCCCACGGAGCGGCTCTGCCCGGTGCTCCGTGCCTCGCTGGGGGGTCCCGAGACGCGGAGGAGAGCCCCGCTGCCGTGGAGGGGACGGGGCGTGCTCGGGGCTCCCCCCTCCCGGTCCCCCCCGCTCCTCAAGTCCCCCAAGATGGCGGCCCCCAGCGGCCACTTCCGGCGGCGCTCACGTGACCGCCCGCGCACCGCCTCCCGCCCCGTCACGTGGGCACCCGCCAAGATGGCGCTGTGCCGGGCGGGGGCTCGCGGCGCGCTCTGGCGGCtcggccccgggcccggccccgcctgGGGCCTCCTGGGGCCGCGGCCCGCACGGGGGGCGCTGAGGTGAGCCGGGACCCCCGGTACCGGCCCTGGATCCCCCGGTGCCTCCCCTGGGAACCGGCCCTGGGacccctccccctccccggtGCCACCCGGGGGACCCCCGGTGCCTCCCCTGGGGACCGGCCGCGGTGTCCCGGGGTCCCCCACCAGCCCCCGGTGCTGGCCGTGGACCACCCGGTACCGGCCGTGAGACCCCCGGTACAGGCCATGGACCACTCGGTACCGGTTGTGAGACCTCCGCTACCACCCCCGGACTCTcaacccccccccgccccccggtACCGGCGGTGGTGTCCCGCGTCCCCCCGCCCCCGGTACCACCCCCGAACCCCTCACCAACCCCCGGTTACCGGACGTGGTCCCCAGcgccccccggtgcccgcggctcccccctcccccggtcccggctgtgcccccccagccccgccctGCCACGGAGGCTCCCGGGGCCTCatcccctccccctcccccccgggGAGCTtcgggggggggcggggcagCGGCCCGGGACCGAGCGAgctcctcacccccccccccccccccccggctgccccccgccgCAGGATCCCGGCGCGCGGCCGCTCCGCCAAGGCCGGTTCCCGGGGCGCCCTCGCCGCCCTCGTGCAGGGCGTGAAGCGGCTCAACGGGCGCTACGAGCGGTTCCTGCAGCGCTGCTTCCCCCGCTTCTACGCGCTCTACGCCACCTTCACCGGAGGTGGGGGCACGGTGGCGGTggtgagacccccccccccccccccctcctcttccccccacccGCGGGGCCGGGTCGGAGCTCGCCCGGCGCCTTCGGCTTCCCGGGGGAGCCTCagcgccgcctccgccgccgcaGGGATTCGGTCGCTCGTCGTGGAGGTGAAGGAGATCAGGAAAATCAGGCAGAAAATGGCCCGGCAGAAGCTGAGCGCTCAGCAGCTGCCCTACCGCGAGATGGAGAGGCTGCGGCAGGTGCGGCtgcgggggggagcggggctgttttggggggggggggcggggggacggggacgggacaCGAGCGATTCCTGCCCCAAATCAGGGCCCGGGAGCCGTGCTCGGGGCGGGGACGCTGCTTTTGGGGGAGCTGTGGGGGTTTTGCCCCCCGGCCGTTTGATTTTCTGCTGGAAATAAATTCCCGCTCTGGTTTCCGCCGCAGTTCCGCAGGGACGCGATCAAGGCCATCCCCGTCGGCGTGCTCGCCATCCCGCCCTTCGCCAACTTCTTGGTCATCGTCCTGATGTGAGTGCCCCCAATCCCCGACCAGCGCCCGCctcgggggggggctgcgggctccTCTCCCGGCTGGCGCTGGCGTCTTGGGTTTCGTGGAATTGCTTTTCGGGGTGACAAATATAGGCAGGGCACCCCTCGCTCCGAAGCTCCTGCAGCTCGGGGAACCCGGCCGGCATTTCGCTTTCGCAATCCTGCCCGCCGCGTGCCCGGGCCCCGGCCAGGTCCGTGCTTCTCCCCAGCTCGGGAGGGGCACAAACATCCCTGGCACGTCGCTGCCACCCCCAGCTGTCCCCTGGGAGCGCTGcgctccctgccagctcccctgGCTCGGGCTTTCCCTGCCTTTCTAAATCCTGGCCGTCGTGCCCCGCGAGCCGGTGAGATCCCCAGCGGGGCTCTCCGCGTCGTGCCGAGCTCCGCGACCGTCGGCGCAGCTGGGAATGCCCTGCTGGGAACGCAGCCACCCCGCAGGAGCGTGCCGCCCCCCCCCGAAGGGCAGGAGCTCGCCGCGGCCTCGGGAGGAGCGGGTCCcgcagggagaggagctgccCGGCCGCAGGACGCTGCTTCCGCCTCCGTGCAGCGAGCGAGGCCGTGCCCGGCTCGTGCGTGCGTGAGTCGGCCCCTCCTGAGCCCCCACCTCTTCTCCCCCAGGTATTTCTTCCCGCGGCAGCTCCTCATCCGCTACTTCTGGACGCCCAGCCAGCAGGTGGAGTTCCTGGACGCCTACCACGCCATCCGCAGCGCGGCGTACGCGGAGGTGCTGGAGAGCTTGGCCCTGGCGGCgcgctccctgccccagccccagctccaaacccagctgcaggagctctgcgCCAAGGtgggcggggggctgcggctccCTCCCGGGGGCTGAGCGGCTCCCCGGGGGCTCAGCGGTGCCCAGCGCCCCCGGGAGGCATCGGTGACGAGCGCCGGGGCTCTTGCAGGTGCAGCGCGGGTCCCAGCCGCACGCGGCCGAGCTGTACGCCGTCAGAAGCCTCTTTTCGGGGCCCCCCCTGGCCCTGAGCAAGCTGCGTGTCTCCCACGTGGTGAGCGCcgctctcctcctccccgcgGCTGCGCTGTTTCGGGGTGTGGTGTGAGAAAGACCTCACTCATTTTCTCCAGACGGGACCTTCTGGGAAGGTGTTTTATTCATGATGGCAGTGGCGGGCGTCCTGCCAGTTAGGGGAACATTCTCGTAAACAAGTCCTAGCCTTTTATTCCCTACTACCCGacacctgatcacctcccctgtttcctcgCTGGCTGAGTACTTCAGGTTCACAACCTCCTCGATGCTCCTCTGTACCGTATAtgtacaggttttttttttcctccaaccctttaatttctcctttatcccttttttttttcttctcctttcttatgttttgggAACTCgagattttgttttactgttcccGCGCTGCTCATCCCGTGTTTCTCGAGCTTCCACCTTATTTTGGAGCAGTGAGGCAACAGAGTTCGGAGAAGCGTTCGGAACGCCGACCTGCCTAGCGTTTCTCCGTGCTGTGACTACGCAGCTGCCGTTGGGTGGCTCAGGTTGTGCCCGAGCCGTCCCGCTCCGCGCTTGCCTGGGCTCACGGGGTCCGTGCCTTGTTCTCTGCTCCAGAGGGCCCTGAGCCACGTCCTGTTCCTCACCCCCCGCCTGCCGGCCTTCTTCCTGAGGCACCGCCTGCGCAGCCACGTCCTGGAGATCCGGCACCTGGACCGGGCCCTGCTGCGCCTGGGCTTGGGCCAGCTGTCCGAGGAGGAGCTGAGAGCGGTGAGGGAGGCTCCGGTGCCGAGGAGGGGTCCCGGGGCGCTCCCCTGTGTGACCCCGGGGCCCGttgctgcccccccccgcctgtttttctccccccccccccccgccccggtgcAGGCTTGCTACCTCCGGGGCTTGAACTCGACGCACCTCGGCATGGCTGAGTGCAGAGCGTGGCTGGAGCAGTGGCTGCGGCTCTCCTGCAAGCTGCAAGGTGAGGGCGGCCGAgcggcagctcctgcctgcgggggacggggggggggaaacGCGTTTTGGGGAGGTTTCGCCGGAGTTTGGCTGGGAAAAGGCTCAGGGCGCAGCACCTGGGGAGCGGGACGCGGGCTGTGTCCCCCGTGAGAGGAGGACACGGGTGGGGGCTGAGGCGCCCTCGTGGTGGCAGGCccgagccctgcagcaggccTGGGGGGAAGCAAAATGGGAACGGGAGGGAAATAAAGGGCAGGGAACAGAGCAAAAAGCCCCTGGGGagctccccagccccccggggAGGGGATGAACGCGCCGGGAGCGGTTTGgttgcagcctctgctccccgcCGCTCACCCCCCGCTCTCGCGGTGCAGTGTCCGAGGTGTCCCTGCTGGCCAACAGCATGGTCCTGCTGTCCCTCAACTACCTCGGGGCCAAGGAGTGAGCGCGGAGGGGCCCCGGCTGCGACCCCTCGCCTGCGGCATCGCGGGGGGGCtcgcgctcccccccccccccggccctggcACCTCGGGCAGAGTTTCGGCGGTGCTGGGCAGAGCCTGGAGCCGACCAGCGGAGCCCCGCGCGCCCTCCGGCCACCGCCGCACCCCGAGGTGCTGCCACGCAGGTGAAGGGGGGGGTCCCCGTCCCTCCGCGCTGTCCCCGCTGCCCCTCACGGCTCCGTTTCACCTCCTGACCTGTGTCACTTTAcggatgggggggggggaacaggcgtccccccccccccccgcctccagGAGCTTCCCGTAGCGCCTCCTCGTAGTGGGTTGTGCTCAGCTTGGGTCCTGCTGCTCTCTTCCCTCGTGCGGAGGGGATCCTGGGGTCGTTTACTGAAGTCTTAATGCAAACAGCTCCTGAAGGGGGGCGAGGGccagcccccggctcccccgggacctgccggggggggggggtccccgtgTTTTgttcccagggctgggggtcagcccctgccctgcaccgAACCGCTGCGGCCACGGACGACGCTGGGAAGGACCGAGCTGCACCGGCGGCGAGGACGCGGCCTCCAGCAGCGCCTGCCCCGCTCGGGTTCAGCCCCGCGCTTTGGGCTCCTCGGGAAAGGATCCGGGGGCAAGAGGCCGGCAGCAGCCTGCGGCGtgccccccccgtgtccccgaGGGACTAAACCCAGCCTCTCGCCACCTCTGTCCTGGCGCCGTCTGTGCACGAGAGACGCTGGAGTGAATTTCAACctgctttaaatgttttattaaagacAAAAGCAAGCGACCCGCTCGCCTGGCTCTAAAACAGCTGCCTCTGTCCCTGCGCCTGCGCGCCTTTCCCCACGGAAGCTTCCTGCTGCCCTTGCTCCGTTTTTGCCCCGAGGCGCGCTGCCGGCCCCAGCAGGACGTGCTCACAGCCCGCTTTTAACGCCCGTGAAGCCCAAAGCGACTCCCGGTGCAAGTTTgagcatttctttatttttacacttaaatattctctttaaaTACAGCATTATCACCATGAAAAGAACgtaaaaggccaaaaaaaaaaaccgaaAAATGCGGAGGACCTGACAAGCTTTGGATTCACACTGgaaacgggaaaaaaaaaagaaatgccacCTGCGTACAGTGTGTGAGAGATGGGGGCGAGTTAGGAGGAGCAGGGTCAGGATTTAAATaggaggagctgggctggggccggggggggcaggctggggctTGTGCCGGTGCCACCGCCCCCGAGCAGCCCAGTAGCACCAGTGGGGGCTGACCGGTTCGTCGCGCAGCTGATGGGTCGGTAAGAGCCGGCGTGGTGCCAGCGTTAGTGTCAGTGAGTGTCGAAAACGAAcgaaaaaggcagaaatgcaCTTTCATTGCACTATTAACAGCATAGTTATCTTTGTAAAAATAGAATAACTCCTATTAGTTCTTTGCTTAGTGTGAGCgcgcccagcccagcccatcGGGCGTCCTGCCCTCGGGGCCCGCGCGCAGCCCGGCCTCGCTGCCTGACCCGGCGGCGGTTGTGGCTGCGGAGTCTGAGCTGGGGAGCGCTGAAGTCATTTAAACGAAAGGAAAAACCAAGGAAAcacccccccgaccccccccccccaaaaaaaaatcgCCAAAGATTTAATCCTATTCAAGTGTCACCGTTTGCTCTGGCTTGGCAGCTCAGAGTTTTGCACAGGAGGACGCCCGCCCCGTGCCCTCGCTGGCCAGGGAACGGGGCTGGCACGGCGGGGGCACGGCAGCCCCCCCAGACagagggcggggggggggggggggggggggcacggctcCGGGTAAGGCGTCGTTCCTCCCAGAGCCCGAGCCGGGACGTAGCCCTTGGGTCCCGGCCGTGCCGGTAAGGCAGGAGGGAGCgcgctggg encodes:
- the LETMD1 gene encoding LETM1 domain-containing protein 1, which codes for MALCRAGARGALWRLGPGPGPAWGLLGPRPARGALRIPARGRSAKAGSRGALAALVQGVKRLNGRYERFLQRCFPRFYALYATFTGGIRSLVVEVKEIRKIRQKMARQKLSAQQLPYREMERLRQFRRDAIKAIPVGVLAIPPFANFLVIVLMYFFPRQLLIRYFWTPSQQVEFLDAYHAIRSAAYAEVLESLALAARSLPQPQLQTQLQELCAKVQRGSQPHAAELYAVRSLFSGPPLALSKLRVSHVRALSHVLFLTPRLPAFFLRHRLRSHVLEIRHLDRALLRLGLGQLSEEELRAACYLRGLNSTHLGMAECRAWLEQWLRLSCKLQVSEVSLLANSMVLLSLNYLGAKE